The following are encoded in a window of Peromyscus eremicus chromosome 12, PerEre_H2_v1, whole genome shotgun sequence genomic DNA:
- the LOC131922738 gene encoding olfactory receptor 2M3-like: MMQWNNWTFNSDFILLGIFNHNPLHTFFFSLILGIFFMALIGNSTMVLLIYLDAQLHTPMYVLLSQLSLMDLMLICTTVPQMAFNFLSGNKSISMAGCGSQIFFYVSLLGAECFLLASMAYDRYVAICHPLRYSVLMSHKICGLMAASSWILGSLDGIIEVVAALSFSYCGAREIPHFFCDVPALLTLSCSDTLTFEKIIFFCCVIMLIFPVAIIIASYTRVILAVIRMGSTESRHKAFATCSSHLVVVGMYYGAAMFIYMRPSSGRSPNQDKMVSAFYTILTPLLNPLIYSLRNREVGRAFMKVLGMNKASA, encoded by the coding sequence ATGATGCAGTGGAACAATTGGACCTTCAACTCTGACTTCATCCTGCTGGGAATTTTTAATCACAACCCTCttcatacttttttcttttccctcatcCTGGGAATCTTCTTCATGGCTCTCATAGGGAATTCTACCATGGTGCTTCTCATCTACCTGGATGCCCAactccacacccccatgtacGTCCTTCTCAGTCAGCTTTCTCTCATGGATCTCATGCTCATCTGTACCACAGTGCCCCAAATGGCCTTCAACTTCCTCTCTGGCAACAAGTCcatctccatggctggctgtggaAGCCAGATATTCTTCTATGTCTCTCTACTTGGAGCTGAGTGTTTTTTGTTGGCCTCAATGGCCTATGACCGTTATGTGGCTATTTGCCACCCATTAAGGTATTCTGTTCTTATGAGTCATAAAATCTGTGGTCTCATGGCTGCCTCTTCATGGATTCTTGGCTCCCTTGATGGTATAATAGAAGTTGTGGCTGCATTGTCTTTCTCATATTGTGGTGCCAGAGAAATACCTCActttttctgtgatgttcctGCCCTGCTCACTCTTTCATGTAGTGATACCTTGACATttgaaaagataatatttttctgCTGTGTAATCATGCTTATCTTCCCTGTAGCAATTATTATTGCCTCCTACACTCGTGTGATTCTGGCTGTCATTCGTATGGGCTCTACTGAGAGTCGCCACAAAGCTTTTGCAACCTGTTCCTCTCACCTTGTGGTGGTAGGAATGTACTATGGGGCAGCCATGTTCATATAtatgaggccctcttctggtcgCTCTCCCAATCAGGACAAAATGGTGTCAGCTTTCTACACTATTCTTACCCCTTTGTTGAATCCCCTCATTTACAGCCTCCGCAACAGAGAAGTGGGCAGAGCATTCATGAAAGTATTAGGAATGAATAAGGCTTCAGCATGA
- the LOC131922689 gene encoding olfactory receptor 2M3-like, whose protein sequence is MMQWNNWTFNSDFILLGIFNHSPLHIFFFSLTLGIFFMALIGNSTMVLLIYLDAQLHTPMYILLSQLSLMDLMLICTTVPQMAFNFLSGNKSISMAGCGGQIFFYVSLLGAECFLLASMAYDRYVAICHPLRYSVLMSHKICGLMAASSWILGSLDGIIEVVAALSFSYCGAREIPHFFCEVPALLTLSCSDTSTYEKLIFFCCVIMLIFPVAIIIASYTRVILAVIRMGSTESRHKAFATCSSHLVVVGMYYGAAMFIYMRPSSGRSPNQDKIVSAFYTILTPMLNPLIYSLRNREVGRAFMKVLGMDKATA, encoded by the coding sequence ATGATGCAGTGGAACAATTGGACCTTCAACTCTGACTTCATCCTGCTGGGAATTTTTAATCACAGCcctcttcatatttttttcttttccctcaccCTGGGAATCTTCTTCATGGCTCTCATAGGGAATTCTACCATGGTGCTTCTCATCTACCTAGATGCCCAactccacacccccatgtacATCCTTCTCAGCCAGCTTTCTCTCATGGATCTCATGCTCATCTGTACCACAGTGCCCCAAATGGCCTTCAACTTCCTCTCTGGCAACAAGTCcatctccatggctggctgtggaggccagataTTCTTCTATGTCTCTCTACTTGGAGCTGAGTGTTTTTTGTTGGCCTCAATGGCCTATGACCGTTATGTGGCTATTTGCCACCCATTAAGGTATTCTGTTCTTATGAGTCATAAAATCTGTGGTCTCATGGCTGCCTCTTCATGGATTCTTGGCTCCCTTGATGGTATAATAGAAGTTGTGGCTGCATTGTCTTTCTCATATTGTGGTGCCAGAGAAATACCTCATTTTTTCTGtgaggttcctgccctgctcacTCTTTCATGTAGTGATACCTCAACATATGAAAAGTTGATATTTTTCTGCTGTGTAATTATGCTTATCTTCCCTGTAGCAATTATTATTGCCTCCTACACTCGTGTGATTCTGGCTGTCATTCGTATGGGCTCTACTGAGAGTCGCCACAAAGCTTTTGCAACCTGTTCCTCTCACCTTGTGGTGGTAGGAATGTACTATGGGGCAGCCATGTTCATATAtatgaggccctcttctggtcgCTCTCCCAATCAGGACAAAATAGTGTCAGCTTTCTACACTATCCTTACTCCTATGTTGAACCCCCTCATTTACAGCCTCCGCAACAGAGAAGTGGGCAGAGCATTCATGAAAGTATTAGGGATGGACAAGGCTACAGCGTAA